The following coding sequences are from one Sphaeramia orbicularis chromosome 11, fSphaOr1.1, whole genome shotgun sequence window:
- the LOC115428772 gene encoding relaxin-3 receptor 1-like, whose protein sequence is MSNPDLKTLEDIISFLNHCSPVSPTNCSIGLEIADDGAPWLGVLISVVYFLVATTGVLGNLLVMFLLYSTHTITTGTINFYVFNLALADLMLSLALPFWAIDIAMDYSWPFGVVACKAVSLLTGLNVFASCFFLTAMSLTRYCFVTTALKPNASLCNRSCTFPITTAFIWTGALVAAVPRAVFADLKYVSDANDTVCLLLFPDGTAWLGINQLLRVLLGFLLPCTTIILSYLLLLRFLCRHKLKGSRSLRKADISKSVAVVVLSFCACWFPYNVITFWSILINLNIVDMSRSYYLAQKYFFPLANCLAFASSCFNPVIYCLIRKEYRVALHNMFLKLNIAIMSKIPYGINYTEPSGQDVPLAIPLNNMYSQRSHSDGRGYIPLSALPTIMSNL, encoded by the coding sequence ATGTCAAACCCTGACCTGAAGACTCTTGAAGACATCATCAGTTTCCTAAATCACTGTAGTCCTGTGTCTCCCACTAACTGCAGCATTGGGCTGGAAATCGCTGATGACGGAGCCCCCTGGCTGGGCGTACTCATCTCGGTGGTGTATTTTCTTGTGGCTACTACAGGAGTTCTGGGGAACCTGTTAGTGATGTTTCTGCTCTATTCTACTCACACCATCACCACAGGCACCATCAATTTCTATGTGTTCAACTTAGCTCTGGCTGACCTCATGCTATCCCTGGCCTTGCCGTTTTGGGCCATAGACATTGCGATGGACTACAGCTGGCCTTTTGGTGTGGTAGCATGCAAAGCTGTGTCATTGCTCACTGGTCTTAACGTTTTTGCAAGCTGCTTTTTCTTGACAGCTATGAGTTTAACCAGGTATTGCTTTGTGACAACAGCTTTAAAACCCAATGCTTCCTTGTGCAATAGATCTTGCACTTTTCCCATTACCACAGCTTTTATCTGGACCGGAGCACTCGTAGCAGCAGTGCCACGAGCTGTGTTTGCGGACCTGAAATATGTGAGCGATGCCAACGACACAGTATGCCTGCTGCTTTTCCCAGATGGCACAGCCTGGCTGGGAATAAACCAGCTCCTGCGAGTGCTGCTGGGGTTTCTGCTTCCATGCACCACCATTATCCTCTCCTATTTGCTTTTGCTGCGATTCCTCTGTCGGCACAAACTGAAAGGCAGCCGCTCTCTGCGAAAGGCAGACATATCAAAGTCTGTGGCAGTGGTGGTGCTTTCATTCTGCGCCTGCTGGTTCCCGTACAATGTCATCACTTTTTGGAGCATCCTCATCAACCTTAACATCGTTGATATGAGTCGTTCTTACTACTTAGCTCAAAAATACTTTTTCCCTCTGGCCAACTGCTTGGCTTTTGCCAGCAGCTGCTTCAACCCTGTTATCTACTGCCTGATTCGAAAAGAATACCGTGTTGCTCTTCATAATATGTTCTTAAAATTGAACATAGCTATTATGTCCAAGATTCCTTATGGTATTAATTATACTGAGCCCTCAGGACAAGATGTGCCCCTGGCCATTCCATTAAACAACATGTACAGCCAGAGGAGCCACAGTGATGGACGAGGATACATACCACTGTCAGCACTTCCAACAATCATGTCCAACCTGTAA